From a region of the Odoribacter splanchnicus DSM 20712 genome:
- a CDS encoding DegT/DnrJ/EryC1/StrS family aminotransferase encodes MIPLYKPYMPDELPCLEEILHSGALAYGKWGRSFEDALQKYLHCLQVPVTVNSFTAAIHVMLAALGVKRGDEIIASPQSCLASTMPLLSYGAKVVWADVDPKRGTLCPESVEGKISPATKAIFHNHHCGYPGYIDEINEIGRRKGLFVIDDCIEAFGAHYKGKLLGTLEADATLLSFQTVRLPNTIDGGAVIFRCKEHVQKAIRIRDLGVDRSTFRDAAGEINPNSDVSFPGYGVTMNEVASYIGCLQVGQLDELLEKQRQNAFDWQVVLSDKMPGLCFLDTENINPNYWVFGILAKDKAATLKDFKARGYSCSGVHLPNSYYSVFGEQGVYPGVREFHSHFVALPCGWWFKRCGNE; translated from the coding sequence ATGATTCCATTGTATAAACCTTATATGCCGGATGAATTGCCCTGTCTGGAAGAAATTTTGCATAGCGGAGCGTTGGCTTATGGCAAATGGGGGAGGAGTTTTGAAGATGCTTTACAGAAGTATTTACATTGTCTGCAAGTACCTGTGACTGTAAATAGTTTTACGGCTGCAATACATGTCATGCTGGCGGCTTTGGGAGTTAAAAGGGGGGATGAAATCATTGCTTCGCCGCAATCCTGTCTGGCTTCCACTATGCCTTTGCTTTCTTACGGGGCGAAAGTTGTCTGGGCAGATGTTGATCCCAAGCGGGGAACGTTGTGCCCTGAAAGCGTGGAAGGAAAAATTTCACCTGCGACTAAGGCTATATTTCACAATCATCATTGCGGTTATCCGGGGTATATTGATGAGATAAATGAAATAGGCCGGAGAAAAGGGTTGTTTGTGATTGATGATTGTATTGAAGCTTTCGGTGCGCATTATAAAGGAAAGCTACTGGGTACGCTGGAAGCCGATGCCACTTTATTGTCGTTTCAGACTGTCCGTTTACCAAATACCATAGATGGGGGAGCTGTGATTTTCAGATGTAAGGAACATGTGCAGAAGGCTATACGAATAAGGGATTTGGGAGTCGATCGCTCAACTTTCCGTGACGCTGCCGGTGAAATCAATCCAAACAGTGATGTATCCTTTCCCGGATATGGGGTTACTATGAATGAAGTTGCTTCCTATATTGGTTGTTTGCAGGTGGGGCAATTGGATGAGTTGCTGGAAAAGCAAAGGCAAAACGCGTTTGATTGGCAAGTTGTTTTGTCAGATAAAATGCCGGGTTTATGTTTTTTAGATACAGAAAATATAAATCCTAATTATTGGGTTTTTGGAATATTGGCCAAAGATAAAGCTGCCACTTTGAAAGATTTTAAAGCAAGGGGGTATTCTTGTTCAGGAGTTCATCTGCCTAATAGTTATTACAGTGTTTTCGGAGAGCAGGGAGTATATCCGGGGGTTCGGGAGTTTCATTCCCATTTTGTTGCTTTGCCTTGTGGCTGGTGGTTTAAAAGATGTGGTAATGAATAG
- a CDS encoding LbetaH domain-containing protein gives MNSRSARLSEIAKLADTDFIGEDVVIQGLGLCNRSSVYNSVLSYVASVGFIEKARNNPVVQALIITPDLYKTLTGERFSYILSSFPEELFYQIHHVLLEQTDFYRLPGDSVQVGRGCDIHPSVVIEGPVVIGDGVSIGPYTVVKPNTVIGDYSVIGCHCVIGCEGFQVLRDHCKVPYKVKHAGGTVIGRDVHIGDQVTVANALFEGAVTIGDHCMIDNFCYIAHNCVVGRNCILTAGVRLMGSSSLEDSVYVAPQAVVLNKVVVHEEALVGTAAMVNKDVPAGRTVVGCPAELKEDYTALRERLKSLLL, from the coding sequence ATGAATAGCAGATCAGCCCGGTTGTCTGAGATTGCCAAATTGGCGGATACCGATTTCATCGGGGAGGATGTCGTTATTCAAGGGTTGGGTTTGTGTAACCGGAGTTCAGTTTATAACTCGGTGCTGTCTTATGTTGCTTCTGTTGGTTTCATTGAGAAAGCAAGAAATAATCCGGTTGTTCAGGCATTAATAATTACTCCGGATTTGTATAAGACGCTTACCGGAGAACGGTTTAGTTATATTCTTTCTTCGTTTCCTGAAGAGTTATTTTATCAGATCCATCATGTCCTTTTGGAACAGACTGATTTTTATAGATTACCGGGCGACTCTGTCCAGGTAGGCCGGGGATGTGATATTCATCCTTCGGTGGTAATTGAAGGACCTGTTGTTATTGGTGACGGTGTTTCGATAGGGCCGTATACGGTTGTGAAGCCAAATACTGTGATAGGTGACTATTCGGTCATTGGCTGTCACTGTGTGATTGGGTGTGAGGGATTTCAGGTGTTGAGGGATCATTGTAAAGTACCTTATAAAGTGAAACATGCCGGAGGTACGGTTATCGGTCGTGATGTTCATATTGGTGACCAGGTGACTGTCGCTAATGCACTTTTTGAAGGGGCTGTGACTATTGGTGATCATTGTATGATTGATAATTTTTGTTATATCGCCCACAATTGTGTGGTCGGGCGCAATTGTATTTTAACTGCCGGGGTACGTTTGATGGGGTCATCTTCTTTGGAGGATTCTGTTTATGTAGCTCCGCAAGCAGTGGTTTTGAATAAAGTGGTTGTTCATGAGGAAGCACTTGTAGGAACGGCTGCGATGGTGAATAAAGATGTGCCGGCCGGCCGGACTGTTGTCGGTTGTCCGGCAGAATTGAAGGAGGATTATACAGCTTTGAGGGAACGGCTGAAATCGTTGTTGTTATAA
- a CDS encoding alpha/beta hydrolase family protein — MKYCITIFWGELFLLLTLSTSGCHDGDKGSLWDENIVRFQVDVETDPNGRGGYNVEPDWCVLMLPENNRIMQDIPLVIYCHSGGGTVSSSGSEPENNDFTRYFVSRGCAVLCTAGMPESYSERLQVDHTRCLGNPVSVRSVIKAYDYIKEHFNNIDFSGCVVYCNSNGGLTASSLVNHTSIPILAQGGLCPLISIEKNVWEKLGYKTGLIRLFGMKSGSYEKDKVGKYDPYVYNTHSEVPYRCPYLIIQPKRDRFVSYDIAVQFADIMNKKGSEIIVIDTDEVGGHNVVPQPVIIGSYSYMGKNYPLNKTVDDMYLFFCKYLRRTDAE, encoded by the coding sequence ATGAAATACTGTATTACAATTTTCTGGGGGGAGCTGTTTTTGTTATTGACTTTGTCAACTTCCGGATGTCATGATGGGGATAAAGGTTCACTATGGGATGAAAATATAGTGAGATTTCAGGTTGATGTTGAAACTGATCCGAATGGACGTGGTGGTTATAATGTTGAGCCGGACTGGTGTGTGTTGATGTTACCGGAAAATAATCGGATCATGCAGGATATTCCTCTTGTTATCTATTGCCATAGCGGGGGTGGGACGGTAAGCAGTTCGGGGAGTGAACCGGAAAATAATGATTTTACAAGATATTTTGTATCCAGAGGATGTGCCGTATTGTGTACTGCCGGAATGCCTGAATCCTATTCTGAACGTTTGCAGGTGGATCATACCCGATGTTTGGGTAATCCGGTTTCTGTCCGTTCTGTTATTAAAGCTTATGATTATATTAAAGAACATTTTAATAATATTGACTTTTCCGGATGTGTGGTATATTGTAATTCAAACGGGGGGCTTACGGCTTCCAGTTTAGTGAATCATACCTCTATTCCTATTCTGGCGCAAGGGGGATTATGTCCTTTGATCAGTATAGAAAAAAATGTCTGGGAAAAACTGGGGTATAAGACAGGTCTTATTCGTTTGTTTGGGATGAAATCAGGTTCTTATGAAAAAGATAAAGTTGGGAAATATGATCCGTATGTATATAATACGCATTCGGAGGTACCCTATAGATGTCCCTATTTGATCATTCAGCCGAAAAGGGATCGTTTTGTGTCTTATGATATAGCTGTTCAGTTTGCGGACATTATGAATAAGAAAGGTTCGGAAATTATTGTTATTGATACGGATGAGGTCGGGGGACACAATGTTGTACCCCAGCCGGTTATTATTGGTAGTTATAGTTATATGGGGAAGAATTATCCGTTGAATAAGACGGTGGATGACATGTATTTGTTTTTTTGCAAGTATCTGAGGAGAACAGATGCAGAGTAA
- a CDS encoding O-antigen translocase: MQSNESSYRSIFKSTFLFGFVQVFNIVMKAAINKAVAILLGTEGMGVISLYNSAVNMLRTVAGLGIPQSAVRDVAEANATCEIEKLNRIITVTKKIVWFTALLGAVVTIVFARVLSDVSFNNRDHIVAFIFLSMAVFLSIVSEGELAILKGMRRLRDLAKASVYGSSLGLLISVPLYYFWGFAGIVPSLILAAGFSALIAWLYVRKVNYVRLVMENRTVFTDGKGMIKMGLAFMYLSLFGMLSDFIIRAFISHQSGLDEVGIFQAGSTIVVAYFGIITTALTTDYYPRISAIHSDNQALVIEVNRQAEVGLLLMGPLVVLFMFAMPLFIRILYTEMFLQSMEYIQYAIFSILITIYSNTMGMILLAKQKSSIFVYTTTIMNVLSIVFNLVAYYYWGLTGLGISSIIVAVCHLLLMCGIMKKVYHIVFKTRAVKIFIFTCAFCLLSFFVKDLNHLFLRYGLGMVIFGCSFFYSLCLMRSVINLSLAGLLSKFWGRKPGK, from the coding sequence ATGCAGAGTAATGAGAGTTCATATAGGTCTATTTTTAAATCCACTTTTCTGTTTGGATTTGTGCAGGTTTTTAATATTGTGATGAAAGCTGCTATTAATAAGGCTGTTGCGATATTGTTGGGGACGGAGGGTATGGGAGTGATCAGTCTCTATAATTCAGCGGTCAATATGTTAAGGACAGTAGCTGGTTTAGGAATTCCCCAGAGTGCAGTGAGGGATGTTGCTGAGGCAAATGCGACTTGTGAGATTGAAAAATTAAATCGGATTATAACCGTTACCAAAAAAATTGTCTGGTTTACAGCTTTGCTGGGGGCTGTAGTAACGATCGTATTTGCCAGAGTATTAAGCGATGTTTCGTTTAATAACCGTGACCATATCGTTGCCTTTATTTTTTTATCCATGGCTGTATTTCTTTCTATTGTTAGTGAAGGTGAGTTAGCTATATTAAAAGGAATGAGGCGGTTGCGGGATTTGGCAAAAGCTTCCGTGTATGGAAGTTCGCTGGGATTATTAATATCTGTACCCCTGTACTATTTTTGGGGATTTGCAGGTATTGTTCCTTCATTGATTTTGGCAGCCGGTTTTTCTGCGTTGATAGCGTGGCTTTATGTCCGTAAAGTGAATTATGTGAGGTTGGTGATGGAGAACAGGACAGTTTTTACGGATGGCAAGGGGATGATAAAGATGGGACTGGCATTTATGTATTTGTCTTTATTTGGCATGTTGTCCGATTTTATTATTCGTGCTTTTATTAGCCATCAGTCAGGATTGGATGAAGTAGGAATATTTCAGGCAGGCAGTACAATTGTGGTTGCTTATTTTGGTATTATAACAACTGCTTTGACAACTGATTACTATCCGCGAATATCTGCTATACATTCGGATAATCAGGCATTGGTGATTGAAGTGAACAGACAGGCGGAGGTTGGGTTACTTTTGATGGGGCCTTTGGTTGTCTTGTTTATGTTTGCTATGCCATTATTTATCAGGATTTTATATACGGAAATGTTTTTGCAATCCATGGAATATATTCAATATGCGATTTTCAGTATATTGATTACTATTTATTCAAATACAATGGGTATGATTTTGTTGGCTAAACAGAAGTCATCGATTTTTGTTTATACAACAACCATTATGAATGTCCTTTCAATAGTTTTTAATTTGGTTGCTTATTATTATTGGGGATTAACGGGATTGGGCATATCGTCTATTATTGTTGCTGTATGTCATTTATTACTGATGTGCGGCATTATGAAAAAAGTATATCATATTGTTTTTAAAACCAGGGCAGTAAAGATTTTTATTTTTACTTGTGCTTTTTGTCTTTTAAGTTTTTTTGTAAAGGATCTCAATCATCTTTTTTTGAGGTATGGTTTGGGGATGGTTATTTTCGGATGTAGTTTTTTTTACTCCCTGTGTTTGATGAGGTCGGTAATCAATTTAAGTTTAGCTGGTTTATTATCTAAATTTTGGGGAAGAAAGCCCGGTAAATAA
- a CDS encoding acyltransferase produces MREYIKRILRHIYHFFRLLWLVNWRATIRLNFRKLPFSTACKLPILVYGKLKIYDLSGRIIIRGPVCRGLVKVGRNVDSHYSTCLPGQWTISQDLIFNGHIMISGGVTIETYKGPLELGRCCVIGSGTMLKSQYGIIIGDFTRIAYGCVIMDTNMHFIKDIETGRIGKVTGPIVIGQRCWLNPGTVVSKNAVVPDYTITGRNSLVNKDYSEQYTSHAFIAGAPAKPVSYHVQRIFSNQMEGDLRRYFEENGTRIVFQGVKGEEEDPYEEIVGMFCYNY; encoded by the coding sequence ATGAGAGAGTATATAAAAAGAATCCTTCGTCATATTTATCATTTTTTCAGGTTACTGTGGCTTGTAAATTGGAGGGCAACCATAAGATTGAATTTTAGAAAATTACCTTTTAGCACGGCTTGTAAACTTCCCATATTGGTTTACGGTAAGCTGAAGATATACGATTTGAGTGGAAGAATCATAATACGCGGACCTGTTTGCCGGGGATTGGTAAAAGTTGGCCGGAATGTTGACAGTCATTATTCTACTTGTCTTCCGGGACAGTGGACGATAAGTCAGGATCTTATTTTCAACGGGCATATTATGATTAGCGGGGGTGTTACTATCGAGACTTATAAAGGTCCTCTGGAGCTGGGCAGGTGTTGTGTGATTGGAAGCGGAACAATGCTGAAAAGCCAATATGGGATAATAATAGGTGATTTCACAAGAATAGCCTATGGATGTGTTATTATGGATACTAATATGCATTTTATAAAGGATATAGAAACAGGTAGGATAGGGAAAGTGACCGGACCTATTGTAATTGGACAACGTTGCTGGCTTAATCCGGGAACTGTGGTTTCTAAAAATGCTGTTGTACCGGATTACACCATTACCGGAAGAAATAGCTTGGTTAATAAGGATTATTCGGAACAATATACTTCCCATGCATTTATAGCAGGGGCACCTGCAAAGCCGGTTAGCTATCATGTGCAGCGAATATTTAGTAATCAGATGGAGGGAGATTTGAGGAGATATTTTGAAGAAAACGGAACCCGGATTGTGTTTCAGGGAGTGAAAGGTGAGGAAGAGGATCCATACGAAGAGATTGTTGGAATGTTCTGTTATAATTATTAG